The following proteins are encoded in a genomic region of Phalacrocorax carbo chromosome 2, bPhaCar2.1, whole genome shotgun sequence:
- the RAB18 gene encoding ras-related protein Rab-18, which translates to MDEDVLTTLKILIIGESGVGKSSLLLRFTDDTFDPELAATIGVDFKVKTISVDGNKAKLAIWDTAGQERFRTLTPSYYRGAQGVILVYDVTRRDTFIKLDNWLNELETYCTRNDIVKMLVGNKIDKENREVDRNEGLKFARKHSMLFIEASAKTCDGVQCAFEELVEKIIQTPGLWESESQNRGVKLTNKEEGYGGGGAACGGYCSML; encoded by the exons ATGGACGAAGACGTGCTGACCACCCTCAAGATCCTCATCATCGGCGAGAGCGGCGTCGGCAAGTCCAG CCTTCTGCTGCGGTTCACAGATGATACCTTTGACCCAGAACTTGCAGCAACGATTG GTGTGGACTTCAAGGTGAAAACTATTTCAGTTGATGGAAACAAAGCTAAACTGGCAATATGG GATACTGCAGGTCAGGAGCGGTTCAGAACATTAACACCCAGTTACTATAGAGGTGCACAAGGTGTTATCCTAG TTTATGATGTCACAAGAAGAGATACTTTCATCAAGCTGGATAACTGGTTAAATGAATTGGAAACATACTGCACAAGGAACGACATAGTGAAAATGCTAGTTGGAAACAAGATTGATAAG GAAAACCGTGAAGTTGACAGAAATGAAGGTCTCAAATTTGCAAGAAAACATTCCATGTTGTTCATAG AGGCAAGTGCAAAAACATGTGATGGTGTACAGTGTGCCTTTGAAGAACTTGTTGAAAAAATCATTCAGACTCCTGGACTGTGGGAGAGTGAAAGCCAAAACAGAGGTGTAAAGttaacaaacaaggaagaaggatatggaggaggaggagcagcgtGTGGTGGATATTGTTCTATGTTATAA